The Bacillota bacterium genome has a segment encoding these proteins:
- the csx17 gene encoding type I-U CRISPR-associated protein Csx17 has protein sequence MTEPMLREIGLALRGCTPVPIAAYLKALGIQRLVSEQADPSVRAMWKDEVFYLSSSLGEADLVSFFMDTYRPTPIIAPWNGGSGFLQKKSSTAILQAVSDSTNPRLADYRATISAARNVISEMGLSGRLDRQQKQDLMRRCRSSLPDAAVQWIDAAFLLSDDGSRYPALLGTGANDGNMEFAANFMQNLVQVLPVDPPVHDPERAGKRVKKRPAFDRDRSLRLLEAALFGRTDVPLMNTAVGQFNPGAIGGPNSIRGFEGGSLINPWDFVLTLEGSLVFAGSIVWRLNTSSRGMAAFPFTVDPSAAGWGSMAQSPSEARAETWVPLWDRPASYREVSRLFAEGRAQVGRRRAHNGTDFARAVAGLGVDRGIRDFVRYGFLRRSGKAFLSVPLGRMRVSEFPAVHLLGDLDSWLDSLRRVSSDARAPAVYGRAVRQIEDAMFAYCASGRGRDLLGVLVAVGCAERVLAMGGKVHDNARPLDGLRPEWALECGDSIEFRLALSLACIADDKIGRLRSNLEPVELDKGHWKWAPDSGTVVPACGDLVRWLSGILHRRLMDSSRAGIGYLAIDGTFRVSPLEVALFLSGQVDDDKIRDLLWALTAIKMDTPTLDSLSRKTRLGEAGLHTVPRVYALLKLVMLPPSAIKEMAGIAAPPEEGRNTRIPPEPAIVSRLEAGDPRSLDAAVEIAVRRLRASGFMPLASGRPGHMQAPKFMLPTDEKKRLLAALLFPVTDIRGLARLAICPSRDQNQTKGE, from the coding sequence ATGACAGAGCCGATGCTACGTGAAATCGGTCTTGCGTTGAGAGGATGCACTCCCGTCCCGATCGCCGCCTATCTCAAGGCGCTGGGCATCCAGCGTTTGGTGTCGGAACAGGCAGATCCATCAGTGCGAGCGATGTGGAAGGACGAAGTGTTCTATCTATCGAGTTCTCTCGGCGAAGCAGACCTGGTGTCATTCTTCATGGATACCTACAGGCCGACTCCCATCATTGCGCCATGGAACGGCGGATCGGGGTTCCTGCAGAAAAAATCGTCGACGGCCATTCTCCAGGCGGTGAGTGACAGCACGAATCCACGGCTAGCGGACTATCGTGCAACGATATCTGCTGCCCGGAACGTGATCTCGGAGATGGGCCTGTCCGGGAGACTCGACAGGCAACAGAAGCAAGATCTCATGCGTCGGTGCCGTTCATCTCTACCAGATGCGGCGGTTCAATGGATAGATGCAGCTTTCCTATTGAGCGACGACGGGTCTCGGTATCCGGCCCTACTGGGAACCGGAGCGAATGATGGGAACATGGAATTCGCCGCCAACTTCATGCAGAACCTGGTGCAGGTACTGCCTGTGGACCCGCCAGTTCACGACCCCGAACGCGCGGGCAAGAGAGTAAAGAAGCGACCTGCGTTCGACAGGGATCGTTCACTGAGACTTCTTGAGGCGGCACTCTTCGGCCGTACGGATGTCCCTCTCATGAATACGGCGGTCGGTCAGTTCAACCCCGGGGCAATCGGTGGGCCGAACAGCATCCGCGGCTTCGAGGGCGGCTCCCTGATCAACCCATGGGACTTCGTGCTGACATTGGAAGGCAGCCTGGTGTTTGCGGGTTCCATAGTCTGGAGGCTAAACACCTCTTCCCGCGGTATGGCCGCTTTTCCGTTCACGGTTGACCCGTCGGCCGCCGGTTGGGGCTCCATGGCGCAGTCGCCCTCCGAAGCCAGAGCGGAGACATGGGTGCCGCTATGGGACAGGCCGGCCTCCTACAGGGAAGTAAGCCGCCTGTTCGCCGAGGGCAGAGCGCAGGTGGGGAGGCGGCGGGCGCACAACGGTACCGATTTCGCGAGAGCAGTGGCAGGTCTTGGCGTGGATCGGGGTATTCGTGACTTCGTCAGGTACGGCTTCTTGCGGCGTAGCGGCAAAGCTTTTCTCAGCGTCCCGCTGGGCAGGATGCGCGTGTCCGAGTTTCCGGCGGTGCACTTGCTTGGAGACCTCGACTCCTGGCTTGATTCCCTTCGGAGGGTCTCGTCAGATGCCAGGGCCCCCGCAGTCTACGGACGGGCAGTCCGGCAGATTGAGGATGCCATGTTTGCCTACTGTGCTTCGGGCAGGGGCCGGGACCTCCTCGGGGTTCTGGTGGCGGTAGGGTGCGCGGAAAGAGTTCTTGCCATGGGCGGAAAGGTCCACGACAACGCACGCCCGCTAGACGGCCTTCGGCCTGAGTGGGCTCTTGAGTGCGGTGATTCGATTGAGTTCAGGCTGGCCTTGAGCCTGGCTTGCATTGCCGACGACAAGATTGGCCGCCTGCGCTCAAACCTTGAACCCGTGGAGTTGGACAAAGGCCACTGGAAGTGGGCCCCCGACAGCGGCACTGTTGTCCCGGCATGCGGGGACCTTGTTCGCTGGCTGTCCGGCATTCTGCATCGCAGGCTGATGGATTCCTCGCGTGCCGGCATAGGTTACCTGGCGATCGACGGGACCTTCAGAGTCTCGCCCTTGGAGGTCGCCCTCTTCCTATCTGGGCAGGTAGATGATGATAAGATCAGGGACCTCTTGTGGGCGCTGACCGCCATCAAGATGGACACGCCTACGTTGGACAGTCTCTCTAGAAAGACACGTCTGGGTGAAGCCGGGCTGCATACCGTTCCGAGAGTATATGCGCTGCTGAAGTTGGTGATGCTGCCGCCCAGTGCCATAAAGGAGATGGCCGGGATTGCCGCACCGCCGGAGGAGGGTCGGAACACCAGGATTCCTCCGGAACCCGCGATAGTCTCCAGGCTTGAGGCGGGTGACCCAAGATCTCTGGATGCTGCGGTGGAGATCGCGGTTCGGCGTCTGAGGGCATCCGGCTTCATGCCTCTGGCCTCCGGCAGACCCGGGCACATGCAGGCGCCCAAGTTCATGTTGCCCACAGACGAGAAGAAGCGCCTTCTCGCCGCGCTTCTATTCCCGGTGACTGATATCCGCGGGCTTGCTAGACTCGCAATCTGTCCCTCGAGGGACCAAAACCAAACGAAAGGTGAGTGA